In the genome of Electrophorus electricus isolate fEleEle1 chromosome 26, fEleEle1.pri, whole genome shotgun sequence, one region contains:
- the eps15l1a gene encoding epidermal growth factor receptor substrate 15-like 1 isoform X5 translates to MAALTTLTQLSSGNPLFESFYRQVDPGNTGRVGPTEAALFLKKSGLPDITLGKIWDLADPEGKGFLDKQGFYVALRLVACAQSGQDVSIASLNLTVPPPKFKDPSSPSLSGTSGDSHWAVRPEEKSKFDCIFESLTPVNGLLSGEKVKPVLMNSKLPVDVLGKVWDLSDIDKDGHLDKDEFAVAMHLVYRALEKEPVPSVLASSLIPPSKRKKSAGPLPGMAPVLPGSPPPPKDSLRSTPSHGSMNSLNSAGSLSPKHTLKSTQHSVNWVVPAADRGRYDDIFLKTDADLDGFVSGQEVKEIFMQSGLPQSILAHIWALADTRQIGKLTREQFALAMHLIQQKVSKGMDPPQALTPDMIPPSERGTPSLSGYMTPVGSEMAALTEMRRDSSSSVGSGEFTGIKELDDISQEIAQLQREKYTLEQDIREAEESIRHKTTEVQEMQNDLDRETCSLQELEAQKQDAQDRLDEMDQQKAKLEDMLNEVRQKCQEESQMISSLQTQIHSQESDLLNQEEELSRAKADLSRLQQEESQLEQSLQAGKIQLETIIKSLKATQDEINQARSKLSQIQDNQHEMSKSIEQYSSALNGTHGGSMTNLADMSEGFPEKENGGFGAMEDPFKVKSNVFNNTSQEMPTDPFQSEDPFKTDPFKGDPFQNDPFAKQPPTATGICAVTVHQRCCFEM, encoded by the exons ATGGCAGCCCTCACGACCCTCACTCAG TTGTCGAGTGGGAACCCACTGTTTGAAAGTTTCTACCGACAG GTGGACCCAGGAAATACTGGGAGAGTTGGACCTACAGAGGCTGCCTTATTCCTAAAGAAATCAGGCCTACCTGACATCACTCTGGGAAAA ATCTGGGACCTAGCTGATCCAGAAGGAAAAGGATTCTTGGACAAACAG GGATTTTACGTTGCTCTGCGGCTTGTGGCCTGTGCACAGAGTGGTCAGGATGTCTCCATTGCAAGTTTAAACCTCACTGTGCCCCCTCCCAAATTC aagGATCCTAGTAGCCCATCATTAAGTGGCACATCAGGTGACAGTCACTGGGCAGTTAGG ccTGAGGAGAAGAGCAAGTTTGATTGTATTTTTGAAAGTCTTACTCCAGTGAATGGATTACTCTCTGGTGAAAAGGTCAAACCAGTTCTTATGAACTCCAAGCTACCTGTGGATGTTTTAGGAAAG GTTTGGGATCTGAGTGATATAGATAAAGATGGACACTTGGACAAAGATGAGTTTGCAGTG GCCATGCACCTGGTGTACCGGGCCCTGGAGAAGGAGCCAGTTCCCTCTGTCCTTGCCTCCTCTCTAATCCCTCCATCCAAAAGGAAGAAGTCTGCAGGCCCATTACCTGGCATGGCTCCTGTATTGCCTGGCAGCCCTCCACCTCCAAAGGACAGTCTGCGCTCCACGCCCTCCCACGGCAGCATGAATTCTCTCAACAGTGCTGGGAGCCTGTCGCCCAAACACACCCTCAAATCCACACAG CACTCTGTGAACTGGGTGGTgccagcagcagacagagggcGCTACGATGACATCTTCCTGAAAACAGATGCAGACCTCGATGGCTTTGTCAGTGGCCAagaagtgaaggaaatattcATGCAGTCTGGCCTTCCCCAGAGCATTCTAGCGCACATATG GGCTTTGGCGGACACACGGCAGATAGGCAAGCTAACCCGGGAACAGTTTGCCCTGGCCATGCACCTCATCCAGCAGAAAGTGAGCAAAGGCATGGACCCTCCGCAGGCCCTCACCCCAGACATGATCCCGCCGTCCGAGCGGGGCACTCCC AGTCTGTCTGGGTACATGACGCCTGTGGGGTCAGAGATGGCCGCCCTGACGGAGATGCGCAGG GACAGCTCCAGTTCTGTGGGGTCTGGAGAGTTTACTGGGATCAAGGAACTGGATGATATCAGTCAGGAAATCGCTCAGCTccagag GGAGAAATACACGCTGGAGCAGGACATTAGGGAAGCAGAGGAGTCCATCAGACATAAAACCACTGAGGTTCAG GAGATGCAGAATGATCTGGACCGAGAGACGTGCAgcctgcaggagctggaggcccAGAAGCAAGACGCCCAAGACCGCCTGGATGAGATGGACCAACAGAAGGCCAAGTTGGAGGACATGCTGAATGAAGTGCGGCAGAAATGTCAGGAGGAGTCCCAGATG ATCTCGTCCTTGCAGACCCAGATCCATTCTCAGGAGTCTGATCTGCTGaaccaggaggaggagctgagccGGGCCAAAGCGGATCTGAGCCGCCTGCAGCAGGAGGAGAGCCAGCTGGAGCAGAGCCTTCAGGCGGGCAAGATCCAGCTGGAGACCATCATCAAGTCCCTCAAGGCCACGCAGGACGAGATCAACCAG GCTCGCAGCAAGCTATCCCAGATCCAAGACAACCAGCACGAGATGAGCAAAAGCATCGAGCAGTACAGCAGCGCGCTGAACGGCACGCACGGCGGCAGCATGACCAACCTGGCCGACATGAGCGAGGGCTTCCCCGAGAAGGAGAATGGAGGCTTCGGGGCGATG GAGGACCCTTTCAAAGTGAAGAGCAACGTGTTCAACAACACCTCCCAGGAGATGCCCACGGACCCCTTTCAGTCAGAAGACCCTTTTAAAACCGACCCTTTCAAAG gCGATCCTTTCCAAAACGACCCCTTTGCCAAGCAGCCTCCTACAGCCACAGGTATCTGTGCAGTCACAGTGCACCAGAGATGCTGTTTTGAAATGTGA